A segment of the Tachysurus vachellii isolate PV-2020 chromosome 18, HZAU_Pvac_v1, whole genome shotgun sequence genome:
CTCCAGTGTGCCTCCTCAGCTGCTCTCATGCTTAGGTCCACGCCATACCGAGAGCCACAACCGTGAAGGCTTCCAGCTGGGGTTTACACTCATATGGAAAGACGGTAAGAGAAAGAATGATGTTGAAATGAAAGCAGTCAGGAATGCACATTTCATTTGACAGCAGTACAATTCATAGAGGAAAAATCTGGTTTAACCTCTCATGGTAGTCTTTACTTAATGTTAAGAAATATGACTTGAAGGGCATGAAGTCAAACCCACAGACCTGTTTTACAGCTCTAACTTTTCAGTAGATTTATAGTGATGTTAAGGGTGTTGTTGTGATATGGCAGCCATGACAAGCTTacaatctgattggttggtgaAATTTATTGTTCACTTCATGCTGCACAGGAATTGCATCAGAAACTGGGGAAATTTCTACTTGGAATTTTCACTTGCACAGCCGATGACTTATTGACCAGTTGGAAGTGAAATTGTACAATTTTTAGGTGTTGTTTTTCAACGTTGTTTCTGAACCTTTTTGGTAAGAATACAGTATGTTCTGATGACTTGGAAGGTTATAGTGGGCTAATGCTATGGGcactagtttttgtttttttttaactattaactaactattttttaactttttttactattaactataactttattttttgagtttaaaatataaataagaacatGTGGTCAGACAGATTCGAGAAACATGATTTTAGTGCTTATGttaaacttcatttaaacaaGTTTTTAATTACATGTCTCATGAGAATGTTGGCACTGATGGGAAATATAGCTGTAGTATCACATGTAAgcgaataaaacacaaatggtGCAGCGGTAATGTGTCATCACGTGTCAACCAGCCTCCTGGTATCCATTCTCGGCTCTGGTGTCAGCTtggtgtttgattttattcagttAATGTTGGATTCACCAAAACggattgtgttaatgttactcagTTCAATTACGTGGAACCGATGTACATATTGCTATTGAGTAAATTCGATGAGCTTTTTCTTTCAGTGcgttcatttctgttttctttttaataaagaaaacatccaACTAAACATAATTCATTTTTCTGTGTTGTCTTCCTTAAAGTATCTAAACAGATTGAAGGGTTTAATGGTTCTCCACCTAATTGGTGCATCTtgttaatacagaaaaaatataaacttaTCATTTACCTGGTCATCATTTTTCTGTGTAGTTAttcagtgttaatgtgtgtgtgatctttctTTCCACCCAGTGCCAAATGTGCAGATGAAGTTCAGCACGCAGAGTATGTGCCCCATTGAGGGCGAGGCCAACGTGGCACGCTTCCTCTTTCGGCTGCTGGGCGCCGAGCCGAAGGACCCGATTGTTGCCACACAGTCGGACAGCTGGGTAGATACGGCCTTCTTCCAGCTGGCAGAGGGGGGCAGTAAGGAGCGTGCGGCTGTGCTGCGTTCACTAAACAGCGCACTGGGCTGCTCGATATGGCTGCTGGGCCATGAGCCCTCGTTGGCCGACATCGCATGCGCGTGCTGTGTCCTTCGATGTGGCCAGGTCTCGTCCACTCCTGCCAACGTGGAGCGCTGGCTCCAGGCATGCAGGAACCTCAAGCACTTCCATTGCATTGGCCCTTTGCTTCAGTGAGCGAGTATCCTATAATGGGTTaagataaagacaaaaacaagacaTTTATACAAGGTTAAAGTAAAATGAATAAGAGGAAATGTCATATTATTCAACACAGAATTTCAGATAAGCTAAAGGGTTCTTGGTGGTAGTGATCAAGCTTAGATCTGCCCAGTTATTACCTTTACCTCTAACTCCCTTCAGGTGAGCCTCAAATGAAAGCCTGTCTATCTACGGTTGTATGAATATTTAGGTATTCTGATCATTATATAAAGTAAACTGAATCCAGACCACTGTCATAATTGTGGTGCTCTTAGAGCAAATAAAACTGTGGCATTTAAAATAGTGGATTGTGGGTATGAATGCTGACTCCTTCTACATGGTGCCTATCATGATACTCTACTGTGTGTATTAGGTTAATACTGAATATTACTTGTGTTCAGATGTAAAGAAGACTTACTGGGAGTGTACAAGACCCATGACAGTTACTTTCTAATGTCTTTTTCTTAAAGCATATTAAAAATTTTCACATTGGGTCAAACTTTTGTCGTTTTGcagtctgtttatttttttattatttatt
Coding sequences within it:
- the aimp2 gene encoding aminoacyl tRNA synthase complex-interacting multifunctional protein 2 isoform X2, with the protein product MPMYKNGEVDPAIKALEARQDEIMRKLYELKAAVDGLAKTVNTPDADMDVTTLSQAATVSAFTGTADLDALLGKDIGALRDIVINANPARPPLSLLVLHGLLCQSYRVLSTVHVHSSVSSVPPQLLSCLGPRHTESHNREGFQLGFTLIWKDVPNVQMKFSTQSMCPIEGEANVARFLFRLLGAEPKDPIVATQSDSWVDTAFFQLAEGGSKERAAVLRSLNSALGCSIWLLGHEPSLADIACACCVLRCGQVSSTPANVERWLQACRNLKHFHCIGPLLQ
- the aimp2 gene encoding aminoacyl tRNA synthase complex-interacting multifunctional protein 2 isoform X1, yielding MPMYKVKPTTQSDIKIDLPTCMYKLPNVHAQHGSSCAEYALQNGEVDPAIKALEARQDEIMRKLYELKAAVDGLAKTVNTPDADMDVTTLSQAATVSAFTGTADLDALLGKDIGALRDIVINANPARPPLSLLVLHGLLCQSYRVLSTVHVHSSVSSVPPQLLSCLGPRHTESHNREGFQLGFTLIWKDVPNVQMKFSTQSMCPIEGEANVARFLFRLLGAEPKDPIVATQSDSWVDTAFFQLAEGGSKERAAVLRSLNSALGCSIWLLGHEPSLADIACACCVLRCGQVSSTPANVERWLQACRNLKHFHCIGPLLQ